The DNA segment ttacctttacaattgatAGATTTAGTTTTATTGGCatcatagtactctcataattgcagaaacatgaatttttcttattgtattgcctcttttacacGGAAAATATACATATGAGTTTGCAACTTTTAGGCATAATAATTCGATCTGAAATCCAAAAATtcgatccgatccgaaatccgataATTTGATCCGATTCGAtattaattcggatcggattcgaaTTGTATTTTCTAAAATCCGAAATTCAAATCCaaaatatgctaaatccgatccgatctaATCCATGCACAGCAAATGATGGGCTCTATTTGAGAAGGTTGGCGTAAGGTTTCTATCCAAATCTTGCATGGATATGATCTCTGCCACGTGGCTAGTATTATCATCCATGTGTTCAATTTTTGGTTGGTTATAAGTAGAGTGTTTTGCATGTTGATTATTATTGGTTAAGCCCATGGTAATAGGGTTATAATTATTGATAGGATAATTGAGGTAATCTTGGTGCGTCCTGTTGGTGGTTAAGaaattatttatgatttctttttgGCTAAGCGTGTGACTAATACTATTAGTGTAGCAAGCATTTGTTGCCACGTTATTGACACTTGTAATGTCAGTAATTTTTGGTTCATGCAAGTGTTTAGAGGTTttactattttcattttcttttttttttccaaaattatgTGCTCCTCTTGTAGCTTGGCAATAATGCTCCTCTAATTATGAAGTGGTTTTTCAATACTAACTTTGTAAGTTTTTTGATTGTTAATGGGTGTTGTGGCATGGATTTCTTTTGAGTCATCGTTGGAGTCTTCAAGGTGTTGTTTGTTGACATATTTCACATGTTGAGTGTTAAGGTACTTACAGTAAAAGCATCATAGATGCGAACATTAATACTTGGAGCCTTTGATGAGCTTGCAATATTATTGGAGTGCTTGGACATTCTAACCTTGCTTTTTTGGGGGAATGAAATAGTCTGTCACTCCTGAGCTTCTTCTTGCATGGTTTGAGATGTCTTCAATAGAGTAGGAACACTTATCGCACgtgtgaacacgtgatttttgcttcacagaaACTACttcgaaagaaatcaaaaaaataaaataaatatccTTTAGGTACAATTTTAAGAATTTGTGTGgcatctttggataattgtttgtatttttgtctgtgaatatTTATCTTCCCGTTTCGATTAtcatttaattgaaaaaactccccccGCGCCCCTGCGgacgcgggtaaaaaggaggtgtgacagcacgTATGCCCTATCCTTCCGTTGGCTTTGCAGAGCATATTTTCTCCCTCGTATAGGATAGCTTGCTTGTGATGTCAAATCAGTATATGATTTTGTAATGGCTGCTCCAATGGTAGTTCCACGCATAGCCTTGTGTATCTTCCCTTTAGTGTGGAGGGCGTACACTCGtctattttaagtaatttttcaATATTGTTTCTAATTCTTGTTAGGATAATTCCATCGTAAAATTTTGTGGGAAGTTATGGTAGGCGTACCCATACTGCAGTGTTAGTGTTACTTTGTTGTGCTTTCTTAGCTACAAAATTTGGCACCCATTTTTGTATCCATTTATAAACCAAGGTCCATTTTGAAACACCTTGAtcatgttttcttcttttgcaaacTTGACAGTATAGTAGTCGTCTCCAAGgtcaattaataaaaaaaaaatatttagctTCCACAAGTCTTGTATTTTTTGTTTGAGATAGTGGTGCATTAGGCGCTTCTCCATAAGCTTTATAATGACTGTATATCTCCAGGGATTGTAAATACGTTGTCTTTCATCCTCCGTTACAATTATTTGTCTCACATTTTGTGACAGTTTCCCTAGCTTAGTTGCTTCTGGCTCCGATAATTGAATCTCCATTAGAAACTGCAAGGTATTATTTGTActtatttattaaaaaatttaACATACGTATACACTATTTGAATCATACTAGAAACCCATAACACGTCCGCTACGTCTGTCTCTAAATACTGCATGGCTTAACTCAAAGTGTATGTGTCTCTAATAATTAAAAACTATGTGCGCAAATTTTCCTGAGaatgaacttaaaactaaagatCTTGTGTATCTTCTTCATTTGCAGAACATATTTCAAATTAATGGCATTCTTCTTATTTGATCTATCTTTTATCAAATATCGAGTTTCTTGTGGCAATTGGTAATTGTCTTCTTTTTAGATGATTAAATCCCCAGCAATGTACTCAAATACTGATTTTTAATCAATTTGATTATATTGTATAAAATTATTAACACCGTAAATGAATAGTAATGTAAACAATTATAATGTTATTTACagaagaataaaaacaaattaatgTCATGAAGTAAGAGCCTGCCAGTTTGGTCGTTAAGAGTTGAGACAAATATCCAAGTCCATGTTGTAACAAACAAAGAATAAACTTTATTTTAATTGGAGGGACAGTTCACTTTTTCTAAGCAATGTCCACAGGTCAAAGCtgtttattatttttcatttgaTTATGTTACACTTACCTAAACATCCACATGATTTCAATTATCGTTTTCATTGATTCTATTCACTCATCATTTAACtagtaatatattattttttactttttcttatCTTTAGGATTCTATTGGCTTTAATAATTTTCCTCTTTAGCTTCTTGGCTTTAATAATTATtatcttttggattttcttggCTTTAATAATTTTTTCTTCTCATGGCGGCATAGCCACTTACTATATTTTTGCTCTCCTAAGAAATCATCAACAATATTTGACTTTCTTTACTAGAAGTTGAACTCTCGTCAAACAAGTAAAAATggtttcctcttcttttttttcatttattttactctctctatatatataactATCGGTTTTATAGGGATTATGTGTTGGATTTAGTGATGTTACTCTAACAATCAAAGTTAAACGAAAAAGAATTCAATTTTATCATCTTACAACTAGTTTTGATGGTTGTTACACattgtttcataatgtatcgtatcatattatattgtatatacaatgtttggatagattgtatccaGTGGCGAAGCCACGTGGTGTCGTTGAAAAATTATACTATGTATATTAGTAAAATATTACGTTTTAGAagtatataacacatattgaacaccctttatcGGAAATTTTTTCCGCTTCTATTAAATTTGAACACCCTACAAAAAATTTCTAGCTTCGCCACTGATTGTATCATTTGTTGTTAtttcatgatatcacgcaccaacaatatgaaaaataaacttgcaatattatttaAAAAGTTATAATACATGACaaatttattatataaaaaggtaggataaatgataaaataaaattatttaataataaataCGGGTGGGATGAGAGAAAAAAGTAAGATAACGACgcaaccacaccaaatcggttgttacataaagtggcacatatcgtcgttacgtaacgacggatttaacgacacgatacaataaaatttaagtaacaaccaaaacaaatattgtatttaaagtaataaTACCATACAATACAATAGGTAATAACCATCCAAACAAGATGTTAGGTACTTCAATATTTCCCTAATTCTTTGagctttcatttttatttctttacatCAAAAAAGTTGACAAATTTCTTTAGTTTTCTTTTTCTAGTACTCTTGTGCCTTACATAAATTTACCCCTTAGTTCAGGAAAAGTTTATTGTTGCATACTAACAATGTTATGgtattagcaaaaaaaaaaaccaatgttgAAGAGTATTATATTATAAACAAAATAGATTATTACACTTTAGTCCCTCATTTATCTATAACATCTGATCTTGGTCATTATGATATTTTGCTAATTGTATTTACattaaaatcaataaaaatatatGCTACTAAATAGAAAATTTTTATATTCAAAGTAGATTTTGAACTATATGATCATCGAAAGATGAAATTTAGACTAATATTCAGTATTATGCATTGCATCAACCTGGGAGCATTAGCCGGTACATATTCCTATGGCTATTCCAATTTTGTCTACCTAGTTTAATATGTATATTCTTTGATAAATAACAAATGGATAGACCTAAATTGTAAATTTCTATTATTGGAATATAAAATGTACCTAATTAAATATTAGGAGGATCAAAATCTAAAATTGTCAAGATTAATAGAAGAAAGGTAGGAAATAAAGAAGCCGGCAGTGTATCATAGTCAAAAAATTTAGATTGTTCTAtaaacgaaaataaaaataaaaaaaacactttcttctttgttttgttaCACTTTGCTGCATAATGTTTATAGTATTTTGTTATGCATTTCTATAACCAGTgtcttttttccttattttcctcACCCACTTGGCCACTTCTTCCAtttttttcatcttcttcaatTTCCTCAAACCCTAGAACTTAAAATCTATCTTAATGGGTCGTTTTATTTTCTAATATTATTATATGGGTCGATGCtaaatttcaaaattttcatatcATAATCTTAGAATAAGTTCATAGCAGCAGTAAAgcaacaatttttatttatttttagtttcAATACTAGTAATTTAGTTCACATTGTGGTACAATTTGCAGTGTTGGTCATTATTGTAGTTTATGGTTTGAGTTAACTCGGGTTTTCTATGGCTCGGCGACATGGGTGGCAACTACCGGCTCACTCGTTTCAGGTTCTTGCTTTTTACTCTTTCTTGTACTTTGGATCACTTGTAAAGTCATAATGTTGGTGTTATTAGATCTTTTTTGGGTGTTTAAAGTGGGAGTTTTGATTTGGTGGTAGAGTAGTTTGTTGGCATTTGCTGATTGTTTCTTTAGTCAACTGCACTTTTGACTCTCTTGCCATTTCCTTTTTGAGTGATGCCTCAGTTACTTTTTCTTTGTAGATTTGGAATTTACAtaattttttgttttgatttacTAAGATATCTTCTACTGTCTAACAATCTAAAAAAAATGCGATCTTTCACTTTGGAGAAGGAATCTGACTTGACTTACATTTAATTTTAGTTTGTTTTATCTGAGTTTTTATGTTGGTTTGAGTCTGTTGTGTATTTGGAGCAAAGGCGTCAAGTTTTAGTTTGTGGTAGAAAATTTACTGACTGGCCTCTTTATTATTGgagctattttttttttctgacAAGTTTCAAAATTTATGGGGATTACCCTGCATTGTAACAAGGTTAGAACTTTTGTGACTGAGATAGGTTAGAACTTTTGTGACTGAGATCAACCTTTTGCAATAATGCATTTCTGCTTCATCAAGTTCCTTGTTAGACAAACTTTACAACTTAGTCTAAAGAGGTTTTAGCTCTGAATCACGTTCGCTGGATTGGCTAATACAACTGTCCATATGTATCCTTTTAGGTTGGTCCCCCTGATATCCTTTCGTGCCGTCCATCTGACAAACTAAAGTAGTTTatcggggggggggggattgTGTTGATCAGCACTCATTTCTTTCTTCTGTACTCATTTCCTATTCCCCAACTCTCTGAATCGCAAGTTTCACTTTCAAGTTCTTATGGAAGGTGCAGTCTTGCTGATGATTAGTGACATCATATTTTATCAGCCTTTATGTTTAACTAATATTATCTATTGTTGTTGTGCAAATTGAAGCTTGTTTACTGATTATTCCATGTTGCTGTGCAGGTTGTGGCTATAACAGTTTTCTTCCTGCTATCTGTTGCCTTCTATGCATTTTTTGCTCCATTTCTAGGAAAAGACATCTTTGAGTACATAGCAATTGGTGTTTATTCCTTCTTGGTGAGTACAACAGGGTTGAAATTTCTTGCTACTTTTGTTGCAAACGCTCTATTCCTCTTTCAATTTCTTGTTACTTTTTGTCATCTTGACTTTTGCTTTCAGGCTCTGTGTGTGTTCACACTCTATGTCAGATGCACAGCAATTGATCCTGCTGATCCTGGGATTCTCATTGAAGCTGAGAAGTCAACAGCCTATCAGTCACACAATGAAATAGAGTTTCCTGGTTAGTTTTTGGTTGCAATATGATCCTCTTATTCAGCGTCGTTTGATAAAGTTAAGTCTTCAACAGAACTAGAACACCCTGAAGATACTCTGAATTATTCTTTTGGTTGGTAATTGAAGAATGTCTATTAGATATGAGTTGAAGATAACTAGTAAACCCTGACATTTGACCCTGTAGATATTTGAGAATACAATAAGAAATATCAAGTTTTACTATTACTCATAAACTTAAAAAAGATTAGAGTTTTACAAtagataaaaaaggaaaaaaaactatcAAGTGTTATGTATGAGACTTTGTTGCTGCATCCTGTTGGGATGGAGCGGCTGAAAGATGGATCATTGGTATCTGTTTTGTAATTTAGCCATGATTTATCTTCTGTTGACATCTTGAACTGCTTGCGTTAGGTGATATATCTGCTGCTGGGGGTCCCAACAAGGAAGGTTTTCGAGATGGAGGAACGTCTGCAAGGGATGCTTCAGGTTGCTGTGGAAAACTTGGAGGGGTCCTCTGTTGTTGTTTTGTCATTGAAGACTGTCGGAAGGATGATCAATTGCTGCAGCAGAGTGGAGATGAAGAAGCTTTGTTTTGCACATTGTGTAATGCTGAGGTATACCACTTCTCATCggcttctttctctctctctctctctaacctACCCTGCATCTATAGTATATTTTCTCCTGCAATTACATCCAAATGTTTAGATTTTCATTGGATATAGTGAAGAGACATGAATAAGGTATTTTTTCTTATGTAGGTTCGAAAGTTTAGCAAACACTGTAGAAGTTGTGACAAATGTGTTGATGGATTTGATCATCACTGCCGTGTGAGTTGAATATGATTTGTCTTCTCCTTTAATTTTCCGTTGCTCGAAACACATTGTGTTTCACTTTGACGTGACATAATGATTTGAATTGGAGGAATATGCTGAATCTGATTTCCATCTGAGGAGATCAAGACAAGGgtatatttgatttttttaattacacacacacacacacacacacacacatatatatatatatatatatatatatatatatatatatatatatatatatcatcccATGCTGTTAATTGTGTTCGCTTAATTCATATACCCCTCTTGCAGTAATGTAGATTTTCTGTTATTATCATCACATTGTCATTTTGGATGTCTACTTTTTACAGTGGTTGAATAACTGTGTGGGAAGGAAAAACTATATCACGTTTGTGTGCCTGATGGCTTCCAGCCTTGTCTGGGTAAGTCACACTGAGATTCTATCATTTTTAAATGGTCTTTTAAGTTTGACAAGGCATAATCATTTCTTCATCCTTCCCCTTTTCTTTATTAAGTATGTTCTGTTGCATGTCAGCTTGTCTTTGAATGCGGAGTGGGCATTGCAGTCCTAGTTAGATGCTTTGTCGACAAGAAAGCTACAGAAAATCAGATAACAGAAAGGCTCGGAGAAGGATTCTCTAGACCTCCTTTTGCTATCGTAGTGGTATGTAAGCTAGCTTGTTGCTAGCAAAAAAACTTTTCTGATTGTTGTGTCAGTATCTGGACGCTCTGTGTGTACTGCATTTTCTAATTTGTCTTTATTAGACCTTAATTTATTGGTGGGAGCTGTATGTATCCCAATCCTTTTGAAGGAAAGATATCATACATTTATGTAAGATAGCTTAACATTTATGTAGCAAGGCCCTTGAAGCAGGTCGTAAATTTTAAAGTGTGCAAATCATTGTGCCAGAATCACCATATATATGGCATATAGTGCTGTTCGGAACTTGTTCCAATAGTAGCAGCTTTATAACATATTTTGTGCCCTTTCTTGTTCGCTTTGGGTTTAATCTTTTTTCTGTTTCAGGCCCTATGTACTGCTGTATCTTTCCTTGCAACCGTGCCTTTAGGTGAATTGCTCTTTTTCCACCTTATTCTCATTCGTAAGGTATGTCTGTTCATATCCTCATTCCTTCTCGGTCTTTCATTTCTATATGTGCATGTTTTATATATTAAAGATATTCTGGTTCTGTTGTACTGCAGGGCATTACAACATACGAGTATGTTGTTGCGATGAGATCTCAAAGCGAGCCGCCTGGACCCTCTGTAGACGGAGGTGATCAGCAGAGTTTGCCATCATCACCGACCAGCTCTGCGGTGACTGCCATCAGTGGGAGAAGTTCTGTTGGGATGAGCTTGCAACATAAAGGTGCTTGGTGTACTCCTCCAAGAATCTTCATGGACCATCAGGTTATACTTCTTTCGTGCTTCTAGTTTTGTACAAGTGACCAACAGCCGTCCAGCTTAAAAAAGACACCCATGGTTTACGTTAACTTTAAACTCCAAACATGTCATCCGTTTCTGCTTCTTCAACAGTTTTAGTTCAGTTAGTTGTCCCTTTTCTGGTGCTTGGTTTTGCTTTTCAGCTAAAAATAAGTTTGTCATATGGAGATTACTAAGTTCATGCTTTGTACTTGAGGAAAGCAGTCGGATTATAGAACTATGATGCTAATATCATTCCTTTAAACACCCCGTGCAGGATGAAATTATTCCTCATCTTGAGCCTGGGAGATTGCCATCTACTATTGATCCTGACGCAGTAGATAAGGACAAAAAGCTATCCCATCGTCCAGTCCGAATTAGTGCATGGAAGCTTGCAAAACTAGATTCTAATGAAGCAATCAAGGCTGGTGCCAAGGCTAGAGCTTCGTCATCTGTTCTACGTCCAGTTGGCGCCAAGCATCATCCTTACGATGCTGATCATTTTTCCAGTGGCATGAGTGGTAGAAGCAGTCCGGCAAGTACTAATCACGGATTTTATGACAGTAATAATGCTAGAGCTGGGACATCTAGGTTGTCTCCTTCCAAGAGCTCGTATCCGCCCAGCCGTGCCAGCAGGGAAGATATTGAAACATGTGGTCACAGCATGAGTAACTTAAGCAGTCCTCTTGCCACTAACCTAACCCCTTCTCCATTAGCGCTGCAGCATCACGTTTCCAATAGAGACCACTTCAATCCAATATATCAGTCATCTGCAGATCAGTCTCCTTGGTCAGCAAAGGCATGCCACGAGAACGAAACTCCTACCCCCGACAATTTATCAGGAGTAGCCACAAGGAAGAACAACACGGGCACTACAGAGAATACAAAGTCATCAGTATTTTGGGATCAAGAAGCCGGGCGATTTGTTACTGCTAATACCAGGGGTGCCGGTTCTACTTCCCAAGTATCTGGAACAGAGCTTACATACACAGGTCAATCTATATTTTTCGGAGGACCTTTACTGAACGAGAACGTGAACAGAGGGGGAAGAAGTGGTGGTACACTATCTTCTGCTGGTCCTCAGCGAAGTTACTATCAGGGTAGAACACAAAGGGGTGGTCAGCTTCCTGTATTTGTTCCCAGTGATCCCCAGCAAAATCAATTTTCTTCACGATTACCTCGAGACTAGAATTGGATTACTTGTTTATTTTGTGATAATAAAGTTAGGTGTCCATTTTCAGCTTCTCAATTTTTCCCTCGTAGCATCTTCAGTTAGATTCTCCATATATCTCTCTCTGTCTGTTTCGTTCACGACACTCCCAACTCGGAGAGAAAATAGAAATGGTGTTAATTCGATAGGGTAATTTACgataagattaaaaaaaaaaatgaaattagagaAAGAAAATTTGACTTGGAAGTAATAATTGCAAGAATTAACATGGAAAAGAGTCTGTTCCAAAATGTGCATTTAGTTTAGTACACTAAGGTTCGTTTGGTCGAGAAATAAGTTATCCCATGATTAATTATTCCAAGATTAGTTATTCCACCTTCCCATAGGAATAAAAAATATACTATAATCTCGGGATAACTAACCATACCACGATTTTATCCCAAATAAATATGGGATAAgttcatctcaaatttaatctcGGGATTAATTATCGATTATCCCTCATACCAAACACGCACTAAGGAGAATATAAAAACACTTGTGCGCGCTCTCAACGTTTACACTAAACCATATCTATCAAACCTAAATATTAATATGAAAAATAAGTTAGTAGTACATTTTTTTTCTAGGCGAAATGacttcctggccacttaaacttgtagggcTTTTGAAAGACGATACACAAATTTTGgattttcccatttgaacactcgaaCTTGAA comes from the Nicotiana sylvestris chromosome 4, ASM39365v2, whole genome shotgun sequence genome and includes:
- the LOC104217974 gene encoding protein S-acyltransferase 21, with protein sequence MARRHGWQLPAHSFQVVAITVFFLLSVAFYAFFAPFLGKDIFEYIAIGVYSFLALCVFTLYVRCTAIDPADPGILIEAEKSTAYQSHNEIEFPGDISAAGGPNKEGFRDGGTSARDASGCCGKLGGVLCCCFVIEDCRKDDQLLQQSGDEEALFCTLCNAEVRKFSKHCRSCDKCVDGFDHHCRWLNNCVGRKNYITFVCLMASSLVWLVFECGVGIAVLVRCFVDKKATENQITERLGEGFSRPPFAIVVALCTAVSFLATVPLGELLFFHLILIRKGITTYEYVVAMRSQSEPPGPSVDGGDQQSLPSSPTSSAVTAISGRSSVGMSLQHKGAWCTPPRIFMDHQDEIIPHLEPGRLPSTIDPDAVDKDKKLSHRPVRISAWKLAKLDSNEAIKAGAKARASSSVLRPVGAKHHPYDADHFSSGMSGRSSPASTNHGFYDSNNARAGTSRLSPSKSSYPPSRASREDIETCGHSMSNLSSPLATNLTPSPLALQHHVSNRDHFNPIYQSSADQSPWSAKACHENETPTPDNLSGVATRKNNTGTTENTKSSVFWDQEAGRFVTANTRGAGSTSQVSGTELTYTGQSIFFGGPLLNENVNRGGRSGGTLSSAGPQRSYYQGRTQRGGQLPVFVPSDPQQNQFSSRLPRD